One segment of Cetobacterium sp. NK01 DNA contains the following:
- a CDS encoding glycoside hydrolase family 1 protein yields the protein MYKFPEGFFWGAATSGVQSEGSTNQINQSIWNYWFEKDPKRFCGEIGPDIVCDTYNKFKEDVTLMKDINFNSFRTSIQWARLIKNLETGEVCEDAVRFYNEYIDELLKNGVEPIINLYHFDMPSELQEKFGGFESKKVVDLFVLFAQKAFELFGDRVKYWTTFNEPIVPVEGGYLYDFHYPNKKDPKLATQVAYNIILAHAKVVNLYKKMEISGKIGVILNLTPSYARSNNEEDLKASYMADLFFNRSFLDPMLKGEFPQDLCEILREHNLTPEVTIDELKKIKIAKVDFLGVNYYVPRRVKAKEVKDEKFNNPEYYFDYYINPEGRFNPYRDNNEIYPVALYDIAKNVQENYGNIPWYLAEIGIAMDLNSEGEVKEDGLIDDTFRTDLMKEHFVQLHRAIEEGSNCFGVHQWTFIDCWSWLNSFKRRYGFYRLDLKTGERIKKKHGQWFAELAKNNYFE from the coding sequence ATGTATAAATTTCCAGAGGGATTTTTCTGGGGAGCTGCTACTTCAGGAGTTCAAAGTGAAGGAAGTACTAATCAAATTAATCAATCAATATGGAATTATTGGTTTGAAAAAGATCCTAAGAGATTTTGTGGTGAGATTGGGCCAGATATAGTTTGTGATACATATAATAAATTTAAAGAAGACGTTACCTTAATGAAGGATATAAACTTTAACTCTTTTCGAACGTCAATTCAATGGGCTAGGCTTATAAAAAATTTAGAAACTGGAGAAGTTTGTGAAGATGCTGTTAGATTCTATAATGAATATATTGATGAACTTTTAAAAAATGGAGTAGAGCCAATAATTAATTTATATCACTTTGATATGCCAAGTGAGTTACAAGAGAAATTTGGTGGTTTTGAAAGTAAAAAAGTTGTGGATCTATTTGTGCTCTTTGCTCAAAAAGCCTTTGAACTATTTGGAGATAGAGTTAAATATTGGACAACTTTTAATGAACCTATAGTACCAGTTGAAGGAGGATATCTTTACGATTTTCACTATCCTAATAAAAAAGATCCAAAGTTAGCAACTCAAGTAGCTTATAATATTATATTAGCTCATGCTAAAGTTGTTAATCTATATAAAAAAATGGAGATTTCTGGTAAGATTGGAGTAATTTTAAATTTAACTCCATCTTATGCAAGGAGTAATAACGAAGAGGATTTGAAAGCCTCATATATGGCTGACTTATTTTTTAATAGAAGTTTTTTAGATCCGATGTTAAAAGGAGAATTTCCACAAGATCTTTGTGAAATTTTAAGAGAGCATAATTTAACTCCTGAAGTAACAATTGATGAATTAAAAAAGATAAAAATCGCTAAAGTTGATTTTCTAGGAGTGAACTACTATGTTCCAAGAAGAGTTAAAGCTAAAGAGGTGAAAGATGAAAAGTTTAATAATCCTGAATATTATTTTGATTACTATATAAATCCAGAAGGAAGATTTAATCCATATAGAGACAATAATGAGATCTATCCTGTGGCTCTTTATGATATAGCTAAAAATGTTCAAGAAAACTATGGAAATATTCCATGGTATTTAGCGGAAATTGGAATAGCTATGGATTTAAATTCAGAGGGAGAGGTAAAAGAGGATGGTCTAATTGATGATACTTTTAGAACTGATTTAATGAAAGAACACTTTGTGCAACTTCATAGAGCTATTGAAGAAGGGAGTAATTGTTTTGGAGTTCATCAGTGGACATTTATAGATTGTTGGTCGTGGTTAAACTCTTTTAAAAGAAGATATGGTTTTTATAGATTAGATTTAAAAACAGGGGAAAGAATAAAAAAGAAGCACGGGCAATGGTTTGCAGAATTAGCAAAAAATAATTATTTTGAATAA
- a CDS encoding glycoside hydrolase family 2 protein, whose translation MFCKEYPRPNLVRKNWENLNGIWDFEFDDLKIGLKEKWHKHKEFTKKINVPFVFQSELSGINDSKFHDVVWYKRKFKIDSSWKDKEIIINFEAVDYIAKIYINGEFVGEHQGGHVGFSLNITDYLNWNEEEIVVYVFDPSIDQTIPRGKQFWKEQSEGIWYTRSTGIWQTVWLEAVNSKRIELVQTTPNLDKGSVEFLIETTDFKNENLDVELEITFKGEVISKDIFNLNKIFIKREIDIFNQDIFRGPYHHSGWCWTPETPNLFNYKIILSQNKIKLDEVEGYFGMRKVHIDNGKVYLNNRPYYQKLVLDQGYWPKSLMTAPTDEDLKKDILLSKEMGFNGCRKHQKVESQRFLYWADVLGFLVWGEMPSCIEYNYDSVKNITNEWLEVLKRDYNHPSVVAWVPLNESWGVPRIGFDKKEQDHSLSLYYMLHSLDSTRLVISNDGWELTKSDICAVHNYNHGNKSESKKYNKFIEDIKTKKNILMSEPAGKRIYAKGFKHEGEPILLTEFGGIAYDTTKSSGWGYSVATSEEEFIEDYERVLSAVEKSEIVVGFCYTQLCDVEQEINGLLTYDRQPKCSLEVIKSINEKIDLTNYIED comes from the coding sequence GTGTTTTGTAAAGAATATCCAAGGCCTAATTTAGTTAGAAAAAATTGGGAAAATTTAAATGGTATTTGGGATTTTGAATTTGATGATCTTAAGATAGGTTTAAAAGAGAAGTGGCATAAACATAAGGAGTTTACAAAAAAAATAAATGTACCCTTTGTTTTTCAAAGTGAATTAAGTGGCATAAATGATTCTAAGTTTCATGATGTAGTGTGGTATAAAAGAAAATTTAAAATAGATTCAAGTTGGAAAGATAAAGAGATTATAATAAATTTTGAAGCAGTGGATTATATTGCAAAAATCTATATAAATGGTGAATTTGTTGGAGAACATCAAGGAGGTCATGTAGGTTTTTCTCTGAATATAACAGATTATTTAAATTGGAATGAAGAGGAGATTGTGGTATACGTGTTTGATCCATCAATAGATCAAACAATACCTAGAGGAAAGCAATTTTGGAAAGAGCAAAGTGAAGGTATTTGGTATACAAGAAGTACAGGAATTTGGCAGACAGTATGGCTAGAAGCTGTAAATTCAAAAAGAATCGAACTAGTTCAGACTACTCCAAATTTAGATAAAGGGAGTGTAGAGTTTTTAATAGAGACTACAGATTTTAAAAATGAAAATTTAGATGTGGAACTAGAGATAACATTTAAGGGTGAAGTAATATCAAAAGATATTTTTAATTTGAATAAGATATTTATAAAAAGAGAGATAGATATATTTAATCAAGATATATTTAGAGGTCCATATCATCATAGTGGATGGTGTTGGACTCCTGAAACACCTAATCTTTTTAATTATAAAATAATTTTGTCTCAGAATAAAATTAAATTAGATGAGGTAGAAGGATATTTTGGAATGAGAAAAGTACATATTGATAATGGAAAAGTTTATTTAAATAACAGACCATATTATCAAAAGTTAGTTTTAGACCAAGGATATTGGCCAAAATCTCTTATGACAGCTCCAACAGATGAAGATTTAAAAAAAGATATATTACTATCAAAAGAGATGGGATTTAATGGCTGTAGAAAACATCAAAAAGTAGAAAGTCAAAGATTCTTGTATTGGGCAGATGTTTTAGGATTTTTAGTTTGGGGAGAGATGCCAAGTTGTATAGAGTACAACTATGATTCTGTTAAAAATATAACGAATGAATGGTTAGAAGTTTTAAAAAGAGATTATAATCATCCATCTGTAGTGGCTTGGGTTCCTTTAAATGAAAGCTGGGGAGTTCCTAGGATTGGTTTTGACAAAAAAGAACAAGATCACTCATTATCTCTTTATTATATGCTTCACTCTTTAGATAGTACACGTTTAGTTATTTCTAATGATGGATGGGAATTAACAAAAAGTGATATCTGTGCTGTACATAACTATAATCATGGAAATAAGTCTGAAAGTAAAAAGTATAATAAATTTATTGAAGATATAAAAACAAAAAAGAACATTTTAATGTCAGAACCAGCTGGAAAAAGAATATATGCTAAAGGGTTTAAACATGAAGGAGAACCAATTTTATTAACAGAGTTTGGAGGAATAGCCTATGACACAACAAAGTCATCGGGATGGGGATATTCTGTTGCAACAAGTGAAGAGGAGTTTATAGAAGATTACGAAAGAGTTTTAAGTGCTGTAGAAAAATCTGAAATTGTTGTAGGATTTTGTTATACACAACTTTGTGATGTTGAACAAGAAATAAATGGGCTGCTAACTTATGATAGGCAACCAAAATGCAGTTTAGAAGTTATTAAAAGTATAAATGAAAAAATTGATTTAACAAACTATATTGAAGACTAA
- a CDS encoding LacI family DNA-binding transcriptional regulator translates to MKPSIKEIAKRLNIAPSTVSRALNDKHDISQSLKEKVNAVAKEIGYKKNSIAARLVNKKSNTIGIFFLSREHISNEENTGFKYVEVILDKIKAKNYDLIIFSVDSDLKDKKKYIDICSERQVEGAIFIGLEDTDENTELLRNIEVPTVILEKRVSGKNISYIGSDNEYGVNTILDHLFQLGHKDIAFIKGPDFIECSKDRFNAFYKRMNSLKLYKQEFVKTGNFRSKSGYRATQELLNEKNIPTAIIASSDLMAIGAMKAIEEKGLKIPQDISLVGYDGFEIGAYLSPGLTTIYQDFQTMGAKAVDILFSMIENNEESVNLVFKPKLIKRQSTKKIFS, encoded by the coding sequence ATGAAGCCAAGTATAAAAGAGATTGCAAAAAGATTAAATATAGCTCCTTCTACAGTTTCTCGTGCTTTAAATGATAAACACGATATCAGCCAAAGTTTAAAAGAGAAAGTTAACGCTGTGGCTAAAGAGATTGGATATAAAAAAAATAGCATCGCTGCTAGATTAGTCAATAAAAAAAGTAATACTATTGGAATTTTTTTTCTTTCTAGAGAACACATTAGCAATGAGGAAAATACAGGTTTTAAGTATGTGGAAGTTATTTTAGATAAAATTAAAGCTAAAAATTATGATCTCATAATTTTCTCTGTAGATAGTGACTTGAAAGACAAAAAAAAATATATTGATATTTGCTCTGAAAGACAAGTTGAAGGAGCTATTTTCATTGGCCTAGAAGATACTGATGAAAATACTGAGTTATTAAGAAACATTGAAGTTCCCACTGTTATTTTAGAAAAAAGAGTTTCTGGTAAAAATATATCTTATATCGGTTCAGATAACGAGTATGGAGTAAATACTATTTTAGACCATCTTTTCCAATTAGGACATAAAGATATTGCTTTTATTAAAGGTCCAGATTTTATAGAATGTTCAAAAGATAGATTCAATGCCTTTTATAAAAGAATGAATTCTTTAAAGTTGTATAAACAAGAGTTTGTTAAGACAGGAAATTTTAGATCAAAAAGTGGTTATCGAGCAACTCAAGAACTTTTAAATGAAAAAAATATTCCAACGGCTATAATTGCATCTAGTGATTTAATGGCAATTGGTGCTATGAAAGCTATTGAAGAAAAAGGACTTAAGATTCCCCAAGATATTTCTTTAGTTGGTTACGATGGATTTGAAATCGGAGCGTATTTATCTCCTGGTTTAACAACAATATATCAAGATTTTCAAACTATGGGAGCTAAAGCTGTAGATATATTATTTTCTATGATAGAAAATAATGAAGAATCAGTTAATCTTGTTTTTAAGCCAAAACTAATAAAAAGGCAATCTACAAAAAAAATATTCTCTTAA
- the celB gene encoding PTS cellobiose transporter subunit IIC, with translation MSLFKSIMGTFEKVMMPLASKLGANRYLNVIRDAFMLSFPLTIFGSMFVVLANLPFLDKVFSIDSLNTFREAINPAMQGTLFIATLFVVIGLGYNLSKSYGVDALFGAALALSAFLILTPFTLEHGSGAIAGVIPLERLGAKGMFVGMFTGIFATEIYRKVIQKGWIIKMPEGVPPAVSKSFSALIPVFITLTVFVLIRVGFTLTSFGNIHDFIYTVVQKPLVALGSGVVTTLIAILFIQVLWFFGLHGQIIVNSVLDPIWNTLSLENLEAFQKGMELPHIITKQFIETFTVGIGGTGMTLGVVLCLLMFTKSKQLKEVGKLSGPAGIFNVNEPLIFGLPIVMNPIILIPWVISPIVVVAFSYFVMRFGIVPPPTGVAVPWTVPIFFSGILATNSILGGILQLVNLCIVTAIWFPFIKVLDKQYCLNENSFSDDLEMDLKAEFDNL, from the coding sequence GTGAGTTTGTTTAAAAGTATAATGGGGACTTTTGAAAAAGTGATGATGCCTTTAGCGAGTAAATTAGGTGCTAATAGATATTTAAATGTAATTAGAGATGCATTTATGCTATCTTTTCCTTTAACGATATTTGGTTCGATGTTTGTAGTTTTGGCTAATTTGCCATTTTTAGATAAGGTTTTTAGTATAGATTCTTTGAATACCTTTAGAGAAGCTATAAATCCAGCTATGCAAGGAACGCTATTTATAGCAACGTTGTTTGTAGTTATTGGTTTGGGATATAATTTATCTAAATCTTACGGAGTGGATGCTTTGTTTGGAGCTGCACTGGCTTTATCGGCATTTTTAATTTTAACTCCATTTACTTTAGAACATGGAAGTGGAGCAATAGCTGGTGTAATACCTTTAGAAAGATTAGGTGCAAAAGGTATGTTTGTTGGAATGTTTACAGGAATATTTGCAACTGAAATATATCGAAAAGTTATTCAAAAAGGCTGGATTATAAAAATGCCTGAGGGTGTTCCACCGGCAGTTAGTAAATCATTCTCAGCATTAATACCGGTATTTATAACGCTTACAGTTTTTGTATTAATAAGAGTTGGGTTTACACTGACATCTTTTGGAAATATCCATGACTTTATTTATACAGTTGTTCAAAAACCATTAGTTGCTTTAGGAAGTGGAGTGGTAACAACTTTAATAGCGATACTTTTTATTCAGGTTTTATGGTTCTTTGGATTACATGGACAAATTATAGTAAATAGTGTATTAGATCCAATTTGGAATACACTTTCTCTTGAAAATTTAGAAGCATTTCAAAAAGGGATGGAATTACCTCATATAATAACAAAGCAATTCATCGAAACATTTACCGTTGGAATTGGTGGAACTGGAATGACTTTAGGAGTGGTACTTTGTCTTTTAATGTTTACAAAGAGCAAGCAGTTAAAAGAGGTTGGGAAGTTGTCAGGACCAGCAGGTATATTTAATGTAAATGAACCACTAATCTTTGGGCTACCTATAGTTATGAACCCGATAATTCTAATACCTTGGGTGATATCTCCAATTGTAGTTGTAGCTTTTAGTTATTTTGTAATGAGATTTGGAATAGTTCCACCTCCAACTGGAGTTGCAGTTCCATGGACAGTACCTATATTCTTTAGTGGAATTTTAGCAACAAATTCTATTTTAGGAGGAATTTTACAACTTGTAAACTTATGTATAGTAACAGCAATTTGGTTTCCGTTTATAAAAGTTTTAGATAAACAATACTGTTTAAATGAAAATAGTTTTAGTGACGACTTAGAGATGGATTTAAAAGCTGAATTTGATAATTTATAG
- a CDS encoding ROK family protein — translation MKNIIAFDLGGSSVKYGILNSLGEILSKGSFPTPNDSFETLLNRMNIILYSMKNFNPKGVSISSPGAVNSLTGVIGGISAIPYIHNFQIKKIFEETFNLPVEIENDGNCSALAEFWLGNGKDFKNIISLVLGSGVGGAVIQNEKLIRGKTFQSGEFGYMLLEGNKTWSSLCSTISLVEKARYLTNIEDLDGVKLFNLKLTDYPEIENLLQNYYLNLSRGIYNLQCAFDSETFIISGGISSNPIFFENLNSHLKTFYESLEDKVEMPFIQKALFENDSNLIGAVYNFIKKHSK, via the coding sequence ATGAAAAATATTATTGCTTTTGATCTAGGTGGTTCTAGTGTCAAATATGGTATACTTAACTCTTTAGGAGAAATCTTATCCAAAGGAAGTTTCCCTACTCCGAATGATTCATTTGAAACACTTTTAAATAGAATGAATATAATTTTATATTCTATGAAAAATTTTAATCCAAAAGGAGTTTCAATTAGTTCACCCGGTGCTGTAAACTCTTTAACTGGAGTTATTGGTGGGATCAGTGCAATTCCATATATACACAACTTTCAAATCAAAAAAATTTTTGAAGAAACTTTCAATCTTCCTGTAGAGATTGAAAATGATGGTAATTGCTCTGCTTTAGCTGAATTCTGGTTAGGAAATGGAAAAGATTTTAAAAATATCATCTCTCTTGTTTTGGGATCCGGAGTTGGTGGTGCTGTTATACAAAACGAAAAACTTATTCGTGGAAAAACTTTCCAAAGTGGAGAATTTGGATATATGCTTTTAGAAGGAAATAAAACTTGGAGCTCACTTTGTTCAACAATTTCCTTAGTTGAAAAAGCTAGATATTTAACAAATATTGAGGATTTAGATGGAGTTAAACTTTTTAATCTCAAATTAACTGATTATCCTGAAATTGAAAATCTTCTTCAAAATTATTATTTAAATTTATCAAGAGGCATATATAATTTACAATGTGCCTTTGATAGCGAAACTTTTATTATCAGCGGAGGGATCAGCTCAAATCCTATTTTTTTTGAAAATTTAAATAGTCATTTGAAAACTTTTTATGAATCTCTAGAAGATAAAGTAGAAATGCCATTTATCCAAAAAGCTCTTTTTGAGAATGATTCTAATTTAATTGGAGCTGTATATAATTTTATAAAAAAGCATTCAAAATAA
- the trxB gene encoding thioredoxin-disulfide reductase, translated as MDKIYDLIIVGAGPAGLAAGVYGARAKMKTLILEKGTIGGMASKTTEIVNYPGIPKTSGEKLGEVMSKHAENLGATIVRDSIRTVELDGEIKILKSRRKEYLARSVIFATGTRPRVLGIPGEIDFKGRGVAYCATCDAEFFSNQEVVVVGSGDQAIEEGMFISKYASKVKIIVLHDEGILDCNRLSAEEAFKNPKIEFIWNSTLDEIIGDESVEKVKVKNLKTGDMTDIPCKGVFFFVGMIPNTEFLEETELKLDKRGHIECDSLLNSSISGVFVAGDVREKYLKQVITAAADGAVAAVAAEKYLEEMNIYINRIKDKNVAIGFWNSLDSDGLKYLSEKEKELRENNIDDFIYVDIRKNKHLAKFFNKENIDSPELVINK; from the coding sequence ATGGATAAAATTTACGATTTAATAATTGTTGGTGCAGGACCAGCTGGACTAGCTGCTGGAGTATATGGAGCTAGAGCCAAAATGAAAACTTTAATTTTAGAAAAAGGAACTATTGGAGGAATGGCTTCAAAGACTACAGAGATAGTTAATTATCCTGGAATCCCTAAAACTTCAGGGGAAAAACTAGGAGAAGTTATGTCTAAGCACGCAGAAAATTTAGGAGCTACAATTGTAAGAGATAGCATAAGAACTGTTGAGTTAGATGGAGAAATAAAAATTTTAAAAAGCAGAAGAAAAGAGTATCTAGCTAGAAGTGTAATTTTTGCAACTGGAACTAGACCAAGAGTTTTAGGAATTCCTGGAGAAATTGATTTTAAAGGTAGAGGTGTGGCGTACTGCGCTACTTGTGATGCTGAATTTTTTTCAAATCAAGAAGTTGTTGTTGTAGGAAGTGGTGATCAAGCTATTGAAGAAGGGATGTTTATATCTAAATATGCTTCAAAAGTAAAAATCATAGTTCTTCATGATGAAGGAATATTAGATTGCAACAGATTAAGTGCAGAGGAAGCTTTTAAAAATCCTAAAATAGAGTTTATCTGGAATTCCACTCTTGATGAAATCATAGGAGATGAATCTGTAGAAAAAGTAAAAGTTAAAAATTTAAAAACAGGAGATATGACAGATATTCCTTGCAAAGGTGTGTTTTTCTTTGTTGGAATGATTCCTAACACTGAATTTTTAGAAGAAACAGAATTAAAACTTGATAAAAGAGGTCATATTGAATGTGACAGTTTATTAAATTCATCAATCTCTGGAGTTTTTGTAGCTGGAGATGTGAGAGAGAAATATTTAAAGCAGGTTATAACTGCTGCTGCAGATGGAGCTGTAGCTGCTGTAGCTGCTGAAAAATATTTGGAGGAGATGAATATTTATATAAACAGAATTAAAGATAAAAATGTAGCCATTGGATTTTGGAACTCTTTAGATAGCGATGGATTGAAATACCTTTCTGAAAAAGAAAAAGAGTTAAGAGAAAATAATATAGATGATTTTATATATGTTGATATTAGAAAAAATAAACACTTAGCTAAATTTTTTAACAAAGAAAATATAGATAGTCCAGAGTTAGTAATAAACAAATAA
- a CDS encoding PTS sugar transporter subunit IIB produces the protein MVKILLACSAGMSTSLMVKKMKKVAMENGLDVEISAVPESQAQDHFENLNILLLGPQVRHLEGKMKEMSQGKFPVMTIDTQKYGMMDGLGVLKDAIRAMKAFKK, from the coding sequence ATGGTAAAAATTTTATTAGCATGTAGTGCTGGAATGTCAACAAGTTTAATGGTAAAAAAAATGAAAAAAGTGGCAATGGAAAATGGATTAGATGTAGAGATATCTGCAGTTCCAGAATCTCAAGCTCAAGATCATTTTGAAAATTTAAATATTTTGCTTTTAGGTCCTCAAGTTAGACATTTAGAAGGGAAGATGAAAGAGATGTCTCAAGGGAAATTTCCTGTTATGACAATAGATACACAAAAATATGGGATGATGGATGGCTTAGGAGTTTTAAAAGATGCTATAAGGGCTATGAAAGCTTTTAAAAAATAA
- a CDS encoding ArsR/SmtB family transcription factor: protein MVKENYIKLFQALASKTRLEILEILFKKSSNITEISNILNLSQVIVTRHIMQLEEAGLVAANSFPGKRGNQKICAITKNSLNIDFKDIFEQISSEKLSIPVGSFNKYSVEPCCGVANKDKIIGLPDNPKYFSSPERYEAGIVWFREGWVEYNIPSYLFSKKNIKELKISLELCSEFPFYKNDFISDIYFHLNNNLIGIYESPGDFGDRKGTLTPEWWNMGTEYGLLVTISINHLGTYINKNKVSNTNLETLKENFKDDLNFRISSPKDSKNPGGINIFGKTFGDYEQDIIVEVIYE from the coding sequence ATGGTAAAAGAAAATTATATAAAACTGTTTCAAGCGTTAGCTTCAAAAACTAGATTAGAGATCTTAGAAATACTTTTCAAAAAAAGTTCTAATATAACAGAAATTTCAAACATTTTAAATCTTTCTCAAGTTATCGTTACAAGGCATATAATGCAATTAGAGGAGGCTGGACTAGTTGCTGCTAATAGTTTCCCTGGAAAAAGAGGAAATCAAAAAATTTGTGCTATAACAAAAAATTCATTAAATATAGATTTTAAAGATATCTTTGAACAAATATCTTCAGAAAAACTTTCAATTCCAGTAGGAAGTTTTAATAAATATTCTGTAGAACCCTGTTGTGGTGTTGCAAATAAAGATAAAATCATAGGTCTTCCTGACAACCCCAAATATTTTAGTTCTCCTGAGCGATACGAAGCTGGCATCGTTTGGTTTAGAGAAGGATGGGTTGAATATAATATACCTAGTTATCTTTTTTCAAAAAAAAATATTAAAGAGCTAAAAATTAGTCTAGAACTTTGTTCTGAATTCCCATTTTATAAAAATGATTTTATTTCAGATATATATTTTCATTTAAACAACAATTTAATTGGTATCTATGAATCTCCTGGAGATTTCGGCGATCGAAAAGGTACCCTTACTCCCGAATGGTGGAATATGGGAACAGAGTACGGCTTATTAGTTACAATTTCTATCAATCATTTAGGAACCTATATAAACAAAAATAAAGTTTCTAACACAAATTTAGAAACTTTAAAAGAAAATTTTAAAGATGATTTAAATTTCAGAATCTCCTCCCCAAAGGATTCAAAAAATCCTGGCGGAATAAATATTTTCGGGAAAACATTTGGAGATTATGAACAAGATATTATAGTTGAAGTTATTTACGAATAA
- a CDS encoding aryl-sulfate sulfotransferase, translating to MGHPTIYPTGATIYNPEKAWSGYTVFNLIGLGAMLIDMNGREIRLWEGLQGFPNKIFPNGHILGSRGERSPKFGMQDQTDLVELDWDGNIVWKFDELEYIEDEGETPRWMARQHHDYQREGNPVGYYVPGMEPKLGGGKTLILGHINVRNPKISDKLLHDDIIYEVDENNKITWKWICSEHFDEYGFSEEAKNVLFRDPNLRATHPEKVGDWMHINSMSVLGPNKFYDAGDERFHPDNIIWDARETNIIAIISKETGKVVWKLGPDYNTPELRHLGCIIGQHHAHMIPKGLPGEGNILVFDNGGWAGYGAPNPVSRFGEKNARRDFSRVLEIDPVTLEIVWQYTPKEAGFVMPLDASRFYSPFISGAQRLPNGNTLITEGSNGRLIEVTPDFEIVWEYINPRWDKEIMNMNMIYRSYRVPYEWIPQLEKPVETPIEKLDVSNFRVPGAAPSGGAFKIKVEGVTPYVKADAISACVAAGDEVEKKPKLFDINEKLFPGTTSTKLKEKVTQGKDILIFVGAERCKNCRDLQPILEELLPEFEGKFEQYHLDADKEKPYLEENKIKSIPTLILYRNGELKGRLIGSHSIDEVEEFLEQ from the coding sequence ATGGGTCATCCAACGATTTATCCAACAGGAGCAACGATTTATAATCCAGAAAAAGCATGGAGTGGTTACACAGTATTTAATTTAATTGGTTTAGGAGCAATGTTAATTGATATGAACGGACGTGAAATTCGTCTATGGGAAGGGTTACAAGGTTTTCCAAATAAAATTTTCCCTAACGGACATATACTAGGAAGTAGAGGAGAAAGAAGTCCTAAGTTTGGAATGCAAGATCAAACAGATTTAGTTGAATTAGATTGGGATGGAAATATTGTTTGGAAATTTGATGAGTTAGAATATATAGAGGACGAAGGAGAAACTCCTAGATGGATGGCAAGGCAACACCATGATTACCAAAGAGAAGGAAATCCAGTAGGTTATTATGTACCAGGAATGGAACCTAAATTAGGTGGAGGAAAAACTTTAATTCTAGGTCATATAAATGTTAGAAATCCTAAAATTTCAGATAAACTTTTACATGATGATATTATTTATGAAGTTGATGAGAATAATAAAATAACTTGGAAATGGATTTGTAGCGAACACTTTGATGAGTATGGTTTTTCTGAAGAAGCTAAAAATGTTTTATTTAGAGATCCAAATCTAAGAGCTACACATCCTGAAAAAGTTGGAGACTGGATGCATATAAACTCAATGTCAGTTTTAGGTCCAAATAAATTTTACGATGCAGGAGATGAGAGATTCCATCCTGATAATATAATTTGGGATGCTCGAGAAACAAATATAATTGCTATTATAAGCAAAGAAACTGGAAAAGTAGTTTGGAAATTAGGACCTGATTATAATACTCCTGAGTTGAGACATTTAGGATGTATCATAGGACAACACCATGCTCATATGATTCCAAAAGGACTACCTGGAGAAGGAAATATTCTTGTATTTGATAATGGTGGATGGGCAGGATATGGAGCACCAAATCCTGTATCTAGATTTGGAGAAAAAAATGCAAGAAGAGATTTTTCTAGAGTTTTAGAAATAGATCCAGTTACGTTAGAAATTGTATGGCAATATACACCAAAAGAAGCTGGATTTGTAATGCCACTAGATGCTTCAAGATTCTATAGTCCATTTATAAGTGGAGCTCAAAGATTACCAAATGGGAATACACTTATAACAGAGGGATCTAACGGAAGACTAATCGAAGTAACACCTGATTTTGAAATTGTATGGGAATATATAAATCCAAGATGGGATAAAGAGATTATGAATATGAATATGATCTATAGATCATACAGAGTTCCTTACGAATGGATTCCTCAACTGGAAAAACCAGTTGAAACACCTATAGAAAAATTAGATGTTTCTAACTTTAGAGTTCCTGGAGCTGCTCCAAGTGGTGGAGCTTTCAAAATTAAAGTAGAGGGTGTTACACCATATGTTAAAGCTGATGCTATTAGTGCTTGTGTTGCGGCTGGAGATGAAGTAGAGAAAAAACCAAAACTATTTGATATCAATGAAAAGTTATTCCCTGGAACAACATCTACAAAATTAAAGGAAAAGGTTACACAAGGAAAAGATATCCTTATATTTGTAGGAGCTGAAAGATGTAAAAACTGTAGAGACTTACAACCTATACTAGAAGAGTTATTGCCTGAATTTGAAGGAAAATTTGAGCAATATCACTTAGATGCTGACAAAGAAAAACCATACT